The Saccharomyces eubayanus strain FM1318 chromosome IV, whole genome shotgun sequence genome contains the following window.
ctgaaaaacGGCGGTACTACGATTAAAAAGGCTAAGGAGGATTTTGAATATTGTTACGATTCATTACGGCTGTACGAAAACCCATATGTAACTTCTTCTGTagataaaaaaagtggTTACAGCATTGAACTACGCCTAGATGACAAGTACAAAACGTTAATGTTTTCAGATTTGCAACTGAATAACGATTTTCCATTGTATTACGATTCCTCATTGGAAAATATACCAAGACGCAATGAAAGAGAAGCCGTCACGCCTTTACAAATAAAGGGAAAAATTAGAATACATATTGACAGAGATGACCAGGCGCTTTTAATCACTTCtcaatcaatttctttaaaatgCTTCACTAAAGAATACGCGTGTTTTGTTAATTCGCAAATAAGTGAAAATTCCAGCAATAGACAAATAATTAAGCAATTAAACCATACAGATTTTTTCGAGTCTTCCACTTACCCCAAACAACAATTAAAAGTCATACATCATTCATTGagtgacaaaaaaattcttctagCAAAAGGCACGTATGATTACCCATTTACATTTACACTTCAAGCCAACACTTTTCCGGCCACgttctcttccttctttggcAAGACACATTTCCGAATAGAAAGTTCGACTTCGATAATGAGAATACCAAGTAAACCTAAAGGTTTTCTCacttttctaaaaaatGAGAATATTACAGACAAGGTTATTTTGACAGAAGAGATTAAGGTTAAAAGAGTTTTGCCTTCAACAAATATGCTCAAATATGAAATGTTCCAGCTACGATCATACAACACAGCAAATGATGTAGTGATTTCTGTTATTGGAAATTCCAAATTAATTGAGATCGGCACGCCTTTCCAAATGATCCTGTCGATCGTAAAAGCCGATTCTTCTATCGATTTACATGAAACCTCTTTGACAGTAGCACAAAGAATGGCAATACCCAGTATTGATTTAAAAAGCAAGGATATATTGCCGGAACCCTATATTAAGAAATCTGAATACCTCCTAAAAACCGTCGAAAGTCAAAGTTTTGATTCTGACAAAACAGTATACGGGTTTTGCTTTGACGACGTTGTTATTCCAAACTACACCGAAGGTCTACCGAGCTGgttcaaaacattttaCTGCGAACCTAGTTCATTTTATCCCAATTATGTTGCTCTCAAAGTTACTCATTTACTTTTGTTCCGAATTAATTATAGCAGGATTGAAATGGTAGAAGGAGTggaagtaaagaaaaattatcgCATAACAGTAAATTTCCCGGTTTTGATTGGTGATAGTGATATCTCAACCAGTTCTCTGTTGCCCAGGTATGAAAAATTCGAGAATATTAGCGATTTACAAGATGATCCTCCATTATATTCGATGGTAATAGGTGAAGACGTAGATCCCTTAAATTGATGTTTAACgtttcatatttttatttttgtttttgtttgcATGATATACGTGTActattttgattttttttttcactataTATCTACGTACCAATTGTCTAGTAGACATCTCTGTTGTTGARCAGAAAGTGCAATAATATGCTTAATGCCTTCTCATCGGTTTACATGACACCCAAAAGGATCGTTTTATCGAAAATAGTTCTTCTACTGTACCTGTTGTGGGATGGTTGATACTCATTAGAGTGCTAAAGGATCTTTCTCTAATGATAGCGCCGCTTTCCATAAAGTGGAGCAAAGCCTCGCGCCCTTTTTACCATTACTGATATGCTTTTAAGTCATTGTACAGttccaaagaaatttaaaCCTTTAAATTCAATTGCTCTATTTTTGACAAGTGTTTGGATTTATACGAAATATAAACACTAGCCTCCAAtagtgaaaagaaaacgattTGGCAAAAATACCAAATCACGCTTCCCCCAGCAAGAAGCACACAGATATTTGGTCGTCTTATGCCAATGATCATGAAATGACATTAGGATTGAGCGCTTGCAACGACGCTTTCAACAGCTAAAAACACAATCGCTTTCCTTACAACAATTCCTCTTGAGATTATCACCATTGAATATCAGAAACTAAAAAGTCGTTTAGAC
Protein-coding sequences here:
- the SPO23 gene encoding Spo23p — protein: MMFSTSSSSINSDISQVLSENIPSRSTTLTRDSTQNRISEDWDSEGFTDKLPKKLIQLKKLKNGGTTIKKAKEDFEYCYDSLRLYENPYVTSSVDKKSGYSIELRLDDKYKTLMFSDLQLNNDFPLYYDSSLENIPRRNEREAVTPLQIKGKIRIHIDRDDQALLITSQSISLKCFTKEYACFVNSQISENSSNRQIIKQLNHTDFFESSTYPKQQLKVIHHSLSDKKILLAKGTYDYPFTFTLQANTFPATFSSFFGKTHFRIESSTSIMRIPSKPKGFLTFLKNENITDKVILTEEIKVKRVLPSTNMLKYEMFQLRSYNTANDVVISVIGNSKLIEIGTPFQMILSIVKADSSIDLHETSLTVAQRMAIPSIDLKSKDILPEPYIKKSEYLLKTVESQSFDSDKTVYGFCFDDVVIPNYTEGLPSWFKTFYCEPSSFYPNYVALKVTHLLLFRINYSRIEMVEGVEVKKNYRITVNFPVLIGDSDISTSSLLPRYEKFENISDLQDDPPLYSMVIGEDVDPLN